In Mycobacterium gallinarum, a single window of DNA contains:
- a CDS encoding glycerate kinase, whose translation MKIVLAPDSFKESMTATEAVAAMRAGVQQVLPDAECVGVPMADGGEGTVNAVVDALHGQHIEAQVSGPLGATITARYGYIPLRQLAVIEMAAAAGLELVPPDQRDVLRASTFGVGQLISAALDRGAEEILIGLGGSATNDGGAGMLTALGASFVDADGAALEPGGAALRHLDRIDVSGLDPRVRDVRISVATDVTAPLLGPTGASAVFGPQKGATPADVQTLESALTQLATVTSATLGKANPQRPGNGAAGGLGFALVEFLGAESKPGVDEVAATVGLEQAVRGADWVFTGEGSVDAQTVMGKTPFGVAQAAARNGARVVIFAGRVAPDASVLLEHGVERLVAITAEGTPIEQALREGAESLTRATAEVCRQITGS comes from the coding sequence ATGAAGATCGTCCTCGCCCCGGACTCGTTCAAGGAGTCGATGACCGCGACCGAAGCGGTTGCCGCGATGCGGGCCGGCGTACAGCAGGTGCTACCCGATGCCGAATGCGTCGGGGTTCCCATGGCCGACGGCGGCGAGGGCACCGTCAACGCTGTCGTCGACGCACTGCACGGTCAGCACATCGAGGCGCAGGTGTCCGGTCCGCTCGGCGCGACGATCACGGCGCGCTACGGCTACATCCCGCTGCGTCAGTTGGCGGTCATCGAGATGGCGGCCGCCGCGGGCCTGGAGCTCGTCCCGCCCGATCAGCGAGACGTGCTGCGCGCCAGCACCTTCGGTGTCGGACAGCTCATCTCCGCGGCACTGGACCGCGGTGCCGAGGAAATCCTCATCGGCTTGGGCGGATCGGCCACCAACGACGGCGGCGCGGGCATGCTCACCGCACTCGGCGCGTCGTTCGTCGACGCCGACGGTGCCGCGCTCGAACCCGGCGGCGCCGCGCTGCGCCACCTCGATCGCATCGACGTGTCCGGTCTGGACCCGCGGGTGCGCGACGTCCGCATCAGCGTCGCGACCGACGTCACCGCTCCGCTCCTGGGCCCCACTGGCGCGTCCGCCGTGTTCGGACCTCAGAAGGGGGCGACGCCGGCCGATGTCCAGACTCTGGAATCGGCTTTGACGCAACTGGCGACCGTCACGTCCGCGACGCTGGGAAAAGCGAACCCGCAGCGGCCGGGCAACGGCGCGGCGGGTGGCCTGGGTTTCGCGCTCGTCGAGTTCCTCGGTGCGGAAAGCAAGCCGGGCGTCGACGAGGTCGCCGCTACCGTCGGCCTCGAACAGGCCGTGCGCGGGGCCGACTGGGTCTTCACCGGCGAGGGCAGCGTGGACGCCCAAACCGTCATGGGAAAAACACCTTTCGGCGTCGCACAGGCCGCGGCACGGAACGGTGCGAGGGTGGTGATCTTCGCCGGACGGGTGGCGCCGGATGCCTCCGTGCTGCTGGAGCACGGAGTGGAGCGGCTCGTCGCGATCACCGCGGAGGGCACGCCCATCGAGCAGGCACTGCGCGAAGGTGCCGAATCACTTACGCGCGCAACGGCAGAGGTCTGCCGTCAGATCACTGGCTCATGA
- a CDS encoding MarR family winged helix-turn-helix transcriptional regulator, with translation MLDMEDMLEDQPLGYLLSRVANALRAEVTAAVLDPMGLAFPQYICLRILSKYPDRTNADLARYTNVTPQAMNMVLRRLEERGLVTRPASVTSGRSLPARLTREGEGLLKRTDAGVRAAERKLMSGLTAEQRQEFKRVLVALGSD, from the coding sequence ATGCTTGATATGGAGGACATGCTCGAGGATCAGCCGCTGGGATATCTGCTGTCCCGGGTGGCCAATGCGCTGCGGGCGGAAGTCACCGCGGCGGTGCTGGATCCGATGGGACTGGCCTTCCCGCAATACATCTGCCTGCGGATCCTGTCGAAGTACCCGGACCGGACCAATGCCGATCTCGCCCGCTACACGAACGTCACCCCGCAGGCGATGAACATGGTGTTGCGCCGCCTCGAGGAGCGCGGACTGGTCACCCGGCCGGCGAGCGTGACATCGGGACGGTCGCTGCCCGCCCGGTTGACGCGCGAGGGCGAGGGACTACTCAAGCGCACCGACGCCGGAGTTCGTGCCGCGGAGCGCAAGCTGATGTCCGGTCTGACCGCCGAACAGCGTCAGGAGTTCAAACGGGTCCTCGTGGCACTCGGTTCCGACTAG
- a CDS encoding amidase produces the protein MKRPDEALGRRTDGRCHAFGDDALGDLDAVGLVEALRAGTVSAVELVDAAIARAEAVNPALNGLAFEAYDRARARAAASRPFGGYFDGVPSFIKDNVAVGGWPTMQGTDAWDPEPMPADGAFARVFLATGLVPLGKTQMSEFGFSGAAEHPRIGPVRNPWNPEHTAGASSSGSAAFVAAGVVPIAHANDGGGSIRIPASCNGLVGLKPTRGRIPLDKETAQMPLHLVANGVVSRSVRDTAAFLREAERVHRNPKLAPIGDVTQPSKQRLRIAVCTQSISRDASPEIRELTLKTAAMLEELGHRVTEIDNPVPARFKDDFLVYWAFLAMAVVRGGRRMFGPSFDRSRLDNITLGLDRKAARNLYKVPMAIRRLSASHRITAKLGEQYDAVLMPTLAEVTPPIGHLDPTQDFETVMNRLVDWAAFTPLQNATGDPAISLPLAESATGLPVGMMLSSPRGREARLLELAYELEEAHPWAKIHS, from the coding sequence GCCGTCGGCCTTGTCGAGGCCCTGCGGGCGGGCACCGTGTCCGCGGTTGAACTCGTCGACGCGGCGATCGCCCGAGCCGAAGCCGTCAACCCGGCGCTCAACGGCCTCGCTTTCGAGGCGTACGACCGTGCCCGGGCGCGTGCGGCGGCATCACGTCCGTTCGGTGGCTACTTCGACGGTGTGCCGTCGTTCATCAAGGACAACGTCGCCGTCGGGGGCTGGCCCACGATGCAGGGCACCGACGCATGGGATCCGGAACCGATGCCCGCTGACGGCGCGTTCGCTCGGGTATTTCTCGCCACTGGACTGGTGCCGTTGGGCAAGACGCAGATGTCGGAGTTCGGCTTCAGCGGCGCGGCCGAGCATCCGCGCATCGGCCCGGTGCGCAACCCGTGGAATCCCGAGCACACCGCGGGCGCGTCGTCGTCGGGCTCCGCCGCGTTCGTCGCTGCCGGCGTCGTCCCGATCGCGCACGCCAACGACGGCGGCGGTTCGATCCGAATTCCGGCTTCCTGCAACGGTTTGGTCGGGTTGAAGCCGACACGTGGCCGCATCCCGCTCGATAAGGAGACCGCGCAGATGCCGCTGCATCTGGTCGCCAACGGCGTGGTGTCGCGTTCGGTGCGCGACACCGCCGCGTTCCTGCGCGAAGCCGAGCGCGTCCACCGCAACCCGAAGCTGGCACCCATCGGGGACGTGACGCAACCCAGTAAGCAGCGACTGCGCATCGCCGTGTGCACACAATCCATTTCGCGCGACGCCAGTCCCGAGATCCGCGAGCTGACACTGAAGACAGCGGCGATGCTGGAGGAGCTGGGCCATCGCGTCACCGAGATCGACAACCCCGTCCCCGCCCGCTTCAAGGACGACTTCCTGGTCTACTGGGCGTTTTTGGCGATGGCCGTGGTCCGCGGCGGACGTCGGATGTTCGGGCCCAGCTTCGACCGCTCGCGTCTGGACAACATCACGCTCGGACTCGACCGCAAGGCCGCCCGCAACTTGTACAAGGTGCCGATGGCCATCCGACGGCTGTCCGCGTCACACCGAATCACCGCGAAGCTGGGGGAGCAGTACGACGCCGTGCTCATGCCAACGCTGGCCGAGGTCACGCCGCCGATCGGTCACCTGGACCCGACGCAGGATTTCGAGACTGTGATGAACCGGCTCGTTGATTGGGCGGCCTTCACCCCGCTACAGAATGCGACCGGCGATCCCGCAATCTCGTTGCCGCTCGCCGAATCCGCCACGGGTCTGCCGGTCGGCATGATGCTGTCGAGCCCGCGTGGCCGCGAAGCCCGACTGCTGGAGTTGGCGTACGAGCTCGAAGAGGCCCACCCGTGGGCGAAAATCCATTCATGA